CACCTCGCCGGCTTCCTCGGCGATCTTCTTGAGAAGCGAGTCCTGCGGTCCTGACAACAGCCCTGTGGTGTAGCTGCCCTCCGGCAGGTCGCGCTTGCGCTCCTCAAGGACGCTGAAGAGCCCGTCGAGCGAGCCGCCGATGGCCGACGCCCTGCCGGGAGCCGGGACCGCTGATACGCCTTCCTCGCCGAGCACGCGGTAGAAGCAACTCCGCTCACCCGTATGACACGCACCCGGGCCCACCTGGTCGACGGTCACGAGCAGGCAGTCAGCGTCGCAGTCGTACCGGATCTCGCGGACGGCCTGCACGTGGCCCGAGCTCTCGCCCTTCTGCCAGTACTTCTGACGGGACCGGCTCCAGAACCACGTGTAGCCGGTCTCTACCGTCTTGGCGAGCGACTCGGCGTTCATGTACGCCACCATGAGCACCTCGCCGGTGCCCTCCTGCTGGATCACCGCGGGTATGAGCCCGTTGTCGTCGTACTTCATGTCCTCGATGCCGAGTGCGTCTCGCTCTTTGTCCACAGATACCTCCGGGTCGGGTGACACACGTATTGTAGCGGGCCTGCGAGATGGTATATGCGCCGGATGGCCTACCGTGCCGCGGTACCGCCGGCGGCGTCTCCGTGGGGCGCACCGTCCATGCGCACCGCACGCTGATGGACCATCGTCCACCCGAACACCATTCCGATGGCCCAGGGCAGGCCCACAGACAGCGTGGCGCTCACCCATGATGCCACGCTCGACATCTCCGCAAGACCGCCGGTTGCCACCACCAGGGCAAGCGACCACTGGAAGCCGAACACAGACGCGACCCCCACCACGATCCCGGGCCACATGCGACGCGACACACCCACGGCCGCCGCAGTGCCGAGCGGCACCAGGAACCACCACGCGATGGCCAGGATCCGGCCGTCCACCGGGGTGATGAACCAATCGTTGGCGTACGGAGCGAGGGCCGCCAGCCCCACGACCGCCGCCGGACAGAGAAGTCCGAGCACAAGTCCAAGAGCGGTCCTCAAGGAACGAGCCATCTCACTCACCTTCAGACGCACGTGTGACGCCATGCCATTTGCCGTCCATCGTCTCGATCTCGATCTCGAGCACGCTCGTGATCGCACGCTTCTCTGGTGGTATACCCTCACCCGTGCTCCCGTAGTGACGCATGATCACGTCGAGTCCGTGCTGCTTCTGATCCTCGTCGACCAGCAGCCTCGCGACGCCGTAGCCGATCACGCTTCGGAAACGCGACGTGTAGCCGCACGGGCGGTCGGCGGGGACGATCTCGCCCTCATCGATCTCGAAGCACACGCGGGCTCCGCCGTCGATCGCCGTGATCCGACGGCCTTCCCGCGGTCCGTGCACGTAGATCCGCTCACCGTCGTACCCGAAGTTCACGGGCACCACGTACGGCTGCCCGCCCTCGATCATGCCGAGCCGGCAAACCTCCGCACGGCGCAGGAGCGCGTCGCACTCCTCCGCGGGCATACGGTGGTCTTCCCGTCTCATCCGTCCTCCTGCCTGGCTTCGGCTCTGCCGGGACCGCGGCCTACAGCCGCACGGGCACTCCCGCCGCGGCCATCGCCTCCTTGACCTGTCGGACCGAGAACTCGCCGAAGTGGAAGACGCTCGCTGCCAGCACGGCGTCCGCGTCGGCCTCCACCACCACCTCGGCGAAGTGGTCGAGCACACCGGCGCCGCCGCTCGCGATCACCGGGATGCTCACGCGTGAGGTGATCGCACGGGTCAGGGCGAGATCGAACCCGTCCTTGGTGCCGTCGCGATCCATGCTGGTAAGGAGGATCTCCCCCGCACCGCGGCGCTCGACCTCCTCGGCCCAGGCCACCGCGTCGATCCCGGTGTTGGTGCGGCCGCCGGCCACGAAGACCTCCCACCGCTCCGGGCGGGAGCCAGGGACACGTCGCGCGTCGATCGCCACCACGATGCACTGCGACCCGTACACGCCCGCCGTGGAGGTGATCAGCGAGGGATCCGCTACTGCCGCCGAGTTGATCGCCGTCTTGTCCGCCCCCGCCGACAACATCGCCCGGATGTCCGCGGCCGAGCGCATCCCCCCGCCCACGGTGTACGGGATGAACACCTGCTCGGCGGTGCGCGCGGCCACCTCGAGCATCGACGGGCGCTCCTCGTGCGTGGCGGTGATGTCCAGGAACACGACCTCGTCGGCGCCCTCCCGATCGTAGATCGCGGCGAGTTCCACGGGATCGCCCGCGTCGCGCAGGTCGACGAAGTTCACGCCTTTGACCACGCGGCCCTCATGGACGTCGAGGCAGGGTATGACGCGCTTGGTGAGCATCACGCCTCCCTGCGAGCGATGGCAAGCGCCCCTGAGAGATCGATCGTGCCCTCGTAGAGCGCACGGCCGATGATGACGCCCTCGGCAACCGCATCGCCGAGGGCCACGACCGCACGCACGTCATCGGGTGTCGACATGCCGCCGCTCACCACCACCGGGAAGCCCGCCTGAGCCGCCAGGGTGCGATAGGCATCCGCATTGATGCCGGTGCCCATGCCGTCGCGGCTGATGTCGGTGTACACGAGGTGCCGTATGCCGCGTCCCGTGAGCTCGGCCACGAGCTCGGCCGATGGCACGCCGGTGCCCTCCCGCCAGCCGGCGATCTTGACCTCTCCATCGCGCGCGTCCACACCGGCCACCACCGAGTCGCCGAACTCCGTGACCGCATCGGTCACGAACCGCTCGTCGGTCACGAGCTTGGTGCCGAGGACCATGCGCCTCGCGCCTGCATCCGTAAGACGACGCATCGTCTCGAGCGTGCGGATCCCGCCGCCGGTCTGCACGGCGAGCCCCGTCTCGCGCGCTATGCGCTCCACCACGGCGATGTTGCCCGGTACGCCGTCCCGCGCCCCATCCAGGTCCACCACATGCACCCACTCCGCGCCCCTCTCGGCGAACGAGCGGGCCTGGGCGACCGGGTCGTCGTTGTAGACGGTCACCGCGTCGTAGCGCCCCTGAGCGAGCCTCACCGCGCGCCCGCCCAGGATGTCTATGGCCGGGAACACGATCATCCGCCCACACGCTCCTCCACGATCTCGCCGAAGTTGCCGAGGAGGCGCAGCCCCATCGTCGACGACTTCTCCGGATGGAACTGCACCGCATACACGTCTCCCCGGCCCACGGCAGCCGTGAACGTGATCCCGTGCGTGGCGGCGCCAATCGTCCACGACGGATCGTCGGGCCGAAGATGGTACGAGTGCACGAAGTAGAACGCGGTACCCTCGGGGATGCCGCTGAACAGGCGGCTCTCCCGCGGATACGACACGGTGTTCCAGCCGATGTGCGGGACCTTCACGCCGCCCGGAAGCCGCTCACAGGCGCCGGGCACCAACCCAAGGCCTTCCCACTCCCCGTCCTCGAGTCCCACGCTCGCCAGGAGCTGCATTCCCAGGCATATGCCGAGGAACGGCACGCCCGCCGCGATCCGCTCGAGCAACACCTCGCGCAGCCCGCTGTCGCGCAACGTGGCGGCCGCATCGCGGAACGCGCCCACGCCGGGCAGGACGATGCCGTCAGCCGAGGCGACCACCGCGGGATCCGATGTCACCACGATGTCAGCGACGCCCGCGTGCTCGAAGCCCTTCTGCACGCTCCGCAGGTTCCCCATCCCGTAGTCGACGATAGCGATCATCGGCAGCCTCCGGTGGAGTCCCAGGTCAGGCAGGGGTCCGTGCTCAGACAGTCCTCGCCGGGGGTCCGCGGCGCCTGCGGACGCTTCGCGTCCTCGGCACCTTCCCCGGCTGCGGAACTGCGCGCGTGACCCCTGCCTGACCTGGGACTCACAGCGACCCCTTGGTGGACGGCACGCCGGTGACACGGGGATCGATCTCAACGGCCTCGCGCAAGGCGCGCGCGAGCGCCTTGAAGGCGGCTTCGATGATGTGGTGCGCGTTCTCACCCGCGAACGCCATCACGTGCACGGTGATGCCCGCGTTGGCCGCGAGCGCGATCATGAACTCCTTGGCGAGCGTGGTGTCGAACGTCCCGATGATCTCGATGGGCACCTCCACGTCGTAGTGCAGCTGCCCTCTGCCGGAGATGTCGATGGCGGCGAGCACCATCGCCTCGTCCATCGGAACGAACGCCGACCCGAACCGGCGGATGCCCGCGCGGTCGCCGAGCGCCGTGTCGATGGCCTGGCCGAGGCAGATGCCCACGTCCTCCACGGTGTGATGCGCATCCACCGCCAGATCGCCCACGGCGTCCACCTCGAGGTCGAAGAGCCCGTGACGCCCGAATGCGTCCAGCATGTGGTCGAAGAACGGCACGCCGGTGGCAACACTGGTGGCGCCTTCGCCGTCGAGCGACACGGTGACACCGATGTCGGTCTCCGAGGTCGATCGCCGGATCGTCGCTGTGCGCGTCATACCGCTCACCGGTCCTGTTCCAGATGCCTGTTGGCGGTCGCGTTCACCCCGAAGTGCCGTGACGCGTGCTTGCGGGCGAGGATCTCGTCCATCGCCTGGAGGAAGCGATCCACCTCCTCCTCAGTACCCACCGTGACCCGGAGACAGTCCTCCAGGCCCGGCGTGCGGGAGAGATCGCGAACCAGTATCGAGTGGTCGTGCAGGAGGTCGCGCCATATGGCTGCGGCTTGCTCCACGCGGAACAGCACGAAGTTCGCCTCCGAGGGGAACACGGCCACCTCGGACATCTCGGCGAGTCCGTGCACGAGGCGATCGCGGTTGCGCATCGTCTCCCGCACCCCTGCCTCGAACACCATGCGCTCCCTGAACGCGAGGGACGCGGCCACCTGCGTGAACCGGTTGACCGAGTACGGCTGCCGCACCTTGGTAAGCTCCCGTACCACGTCCGCGTGTGCGAGCAGGTACCCCGCGCGCAACCCCGCCAGCGAGAACGCCTTGGAGAACGTACGCAGGATGGCGAGGTTGGGGTGCCGCTCCATGTGCGGCCGCATCGTCTGCCGGCTGAATTCGAAATACGCCTCGTCCACGAGCACGAGCGCGTCCGTCGCGTTGAGCAGCTCGATCAGCAGCGTCTCGGCGGTCATCGTACCGGTAGGGTTGTTGGGGTTCGAGATCACCACGATGTCGGGATCCTGGTCGGCCACGGCGGCCATCAGCGCCTCGCCGTCCACCTCGAACTCCGCGTTGCGCGGGACCTCGACCACCCGGGTGCCGGTCACGCGCGCATCGATCTCATACATCGCGAACGTCGGCGGCATGTCGACGAGCTTCCTGCCAGGGCCTCCCCAGGCGAGGATGATGTCGAGGATGATCTCATCGCCGCCGTTGCCCACCAGCACGTTGGCCGCATCGAGTCCGTTCGCCTGCGCGATCAGCTCACGGAGCCGTGTCGCCAGCGGATCGGGGTACCGGTTGAATGGGATGTCGAACCGCACACGGTCAGCCAGCTTCTCAAGCACCTCGCCGGGCAGGTTCCGGGGATTCTCGTTCGCCGAGAGGTTGATCTCCGCGCGCACATCCTTGGCGTCGTAGGCGACGAGGTCGGCGAGCTCCGCGCGAGGAGGGCGAAGGCGTTCCATCACGACTCATCCTCCACCCCGAAAACGGCCGCCAGCCGAAGGCCTACGGCAGCCGCGTGCGCCTCGAGTCCCTCGGCCTCGGCGATGGTCATGATCGTGGCGCCGTCGGCCTCGAGCGCCTGGAGCGAGTAGCTGAGAACCGACGACTTCTTCACGAAGTCGTCGACGGACAGCGGCGACGAGAACCGCGCCGTGCC
The sequence above is drawn from the Anaerosoma tenue genome and encodes:
- the hisIE gene encoding bifunctional phosphoribosyl-AMP cyclohydrolase/phosphoribosyl-ATP diphosphatase HisIE, whose protein sequence is MDKERDALGIEDMKYDDNGLIPAVIQQEGTGEVLMVAYMNAESLAKTVETGYTWFWSRSRQKYWQKGESSGHVQAVREIRYDCDADCLLVTVDQVGPGACHTGERSCFYRVLGEEGVSAVPAPGRASAIGGSLDGLFSVLEERKRDLPEGSYTTGLLSGPQDSLLKKIAEEAGEVIMAAKDGDNGHLRYEIADLVYHLLVVMVRDGLTLDDLAAELDSRKK
- a CDS encoding pyridoxamine 5'-phosphate oxidase family protein; its protein translation is MRREDHRMPAEECDALLRRAEVCRLGMIEGGQPYVVPVNFGYDGERIYVHGPREGRRITAIDGGARVCFEIDEGEIVPADRPCGYTSRFRSVIGYGVARLLVDEDQKQHGLDVIMRHYGSTGEGIPPEKRAITSVLEIEIETMDGKWHGVTRASEGE
- the hisF gene encoding imidazole glycerol phosphate synthase subunit HisF; this encodes MLTKRVIPCLDVHEGRVVKGVNFVDLRDAGDPVELAAIYDREGADEVVFLDITATHEERPSMLEVAARTAEQVFIPYTVGGGMRSAADIRAMLSAGADKTAINSAAVADPSLITSTAGVYGSQCIVVAIDARRVPGSRPERWEVFVAGGRTNTGIDAVAWAEEVERRGAGEILLTSMDRDGTKDGFDLALTRAITSRVSIPVIASGGAGVLDHFAEVVVEADADAVLAASVFHFGEFSVRQVKEAMAAAGVPVRL
- the hisA gene encoding 1-(5-phosphoribosyl)-5-[(5-phosphoribosylamino)methylideneamino]imidazole-4-carboxamide isomerase; translated protein: MIVFPAIDILGGRAVRLAQGRYDAVTVYNDDPVAQARSFAERGAEWVHVVDLDGARDGVPGNIAVVERIARETGLAVQTGGGIRTLETMRRLTDAGARRMVLGTKLVTDERFVTDAVTEFGDSVVAGVDARDGEVKIAGWREGTGVPSAELVAELTGRGIRHLVYTDISRDGMGTGINADAYRTLAAQAGFPVVVSGGMSTPDDVRAVVALGDAVAEGVIIGRALYEGTIDLSGALAIARREA
- the hisH gene encoding imidazole glycerol phosphate synthase subunit HisH, which translates into the protein MIAIVDYGMGNLRSVQKGFEHAGVADIVVTSDPAVVASADGIVLPGVGAFRDAAATLRDSGLREVLLERIAAGVPFLGICLGMQLLASVGLEDGEWEGLGLVPGACERLPGGVKVPHIGWNTVSYPRESRLFSGIPEGTAFYFVHSYHLRPDDPSWTIGAATHGITFTAAVGRGDVYAVQFHPEKSSTMGLRLLGNFGEIVEERVGG
- the hisB gene encoding imidazoleglycerol-phosphate dehydratase HisB, with protein sequence MTRTATIRRSTSETDIGVTVSLDGEGATSVATGVPFFDHMLDAFGRHGLFDLEVDAVGDLAVDAHHTVEDVGICLGQAIDTALGDRAGIRRFGSAFVPMDEAMVLAAIDISGRGQLHYDVEVPIEIIGTFDTTLAKEFMIALAANAGITVHVMAFAGENAHHIIEAAFKALARALREAVEIDPRVTGVPSTKGSL
- the hisC gene encoding histidinol-phosphate transaminase; protein product: MERLRPPRAELADLVAYDAKDVRAEINLSANENPRNLPGEVLEKLADRVRFDIPFNRYPDPLATRLRELIAQANGLDAANVLVGNGGDEIILDIILAWGGPGRKLVDMPPTFAMYEIDARVTGTRVVEVPRNAEFEVDGEALMAAVADQDPDIVVISNPNNPTGTMTAETLLIELLNATDALVLVDEAYFEFSRQTMRPHMERHPNLAILRTFSKAFSLAGLRAGYLLAHADVVRELTKVRQPYSVNRFTQVAASLAFRERMVFEAGVRETMRNRDRLVHGLAEMSEVAVFPSEANFVLFRVEQAAAIWRDLLHDHSILVRDLSRTPGLEDCLRVTVGTEEEVDRFLQAMDEILARKHASRHFGVNATANRHLEQDR